One Euphorbia lathyris chromosome 1, ddEupLath1.1, whole genome shotgun sequence DNA segment encodes these proteins:
- the LOC136209284 gene encoding protein FIP2, with amino-acid sequence MSTPPRRVPPPCWTQDETVALIDAYRDKWYSVNRRNLRAADWDAVSAAVAESSSAHPPKSSLQCRHKIEKLRKRYRTEKQRCLNFPGRFSSSWDLFPLLDAMSIGSAGSKQCLDVDEGNEIGEGFRLKTKLERDFDPVFDVGLDPNLAFRARKFSRVDGDSESDTAHGLGNGFCPKPVGDMNSVSVAFRPKDYRRIDGKVKPEIDFQCGYEAGVPIKLGDRSLLPQVAKFKGYGKVVDDSSLQNKHVVENYGDYAGFPLRTLGDVPPAYKAKYRKTDKKSNPNFVNDVQSRSNKRYRLGESVADCLGSPPSVSRTNNYCKVEHDSDVLNGIGNVKENGIKKLKDPIEELVSAISMSTTTFVKVEKLKMEMAMEIEKMRMDNLLKHNQMILESQQQIVDAFAKAAYEHNRKKRKEFEVVSPNGDSEFAGTNCARTCQNNIGEE; translated from the coding sequence ATGTCTACTCCTCCTCGGCGAGTCCCTCCTCCCTGCTGGACTCAAGATGAAACTGTTGCTCTAATTGATGCCTACCGTGATAAATGGTACTCCGTTAACCGCCGCAATCTCCGTGCTGCCGATTGGGATGCTGTTTCCGCCGCCGTCGCTGAATCTTCGTCCGCTCACCCACCGAAGTCTTCCTTACAGTGTAGACACAAGATCGAGAAGCTGAGGAAACGGTATCGGACGGAGAAGCAGAGATGCCTTAATTTTCCAGGTCGGTTTTCCTCCTCTTGGGATTTGTTTCCTTTATTGGATGCCATGTCTATTGGGTCTGCTGGATCTAAGCAATGTCTAGATGTTGATGAAGGAAACGAAATTGGAGAGGGGTTTCGCCTCAAAACGAAATTGGAGAGGGATTTTGATCCTGTGTTTGATGTGGGTTTGGATCCCAATTTGGCATTTAGGGCTAGGAAATTTAGCAGGGTTGATGGGGACTCTGAGTCTGATACTGCTCATGGTTTGGGAAATGGATTTTGTCCCAAACCTGTTGGTGATATGAATTCTGTGTCTGTGGCATTTAGGCCAAAAGATTATAGAAGAATAGATGGGAAAGTCAAGCCCGAGATTGATTTTCAATGTGGCTATGAAGCTGGTGTTCCTATAAAACTAGGGGATAGGAGCCTTCTGCCTCAGGTAGCTAAATTCAAAGGTTATGGAAAGGTTGTTGATGATTCTAGCCTACAGAATAAACATGTTGTTGAAAATTATGGTGACTATGCTGGGTTTCCCCTAAGAACCCTAGGTGATGTGCCTCCAGCTTACAAGGCTAAATATAGAAAGACTGATAAGAAGTCTAACCCCAATTTTGTTAATGATGTGCAAAGTAGaagtaataaaagatatagGCTTGGAGAAAGTGTTGCTGATTGTTTGGGATCACCACCATCAGTGTCCAGAACTAACAATTATTGCAAAGTTGAACATGATTCTGATGTTTTGAATGGGATCGGTAATGTCAAGGAGAATGgcataaagaaattgaaagatcCTATTGAGGAGCTAGTGTCGGCAATTAGCATGTCTACGACTACTTTTGTGAAGGTAGAGAAACTGAAGATGGAAATGGCAATGGAAATTGAGAAAATGAGGATGGATAATTTGTTGAAGCATAACCAGATGATACTCGAGTCGCAGCAACAGATTGTGGATGCATTTGCAAAAGCTGCATATGAGCACAacaggaagaagaggaaggaatTCGAGGTGGTTTCCCCCAATGGAGATTCTGAGTTCGCAGGAACAAATTGTGCACGCACTTGCCAGAACAATATTGGTGAAGAATGA
- the LOC136212661 gene encoding cationic amino acid transporter 6, chloroplastic-like codes for MATVSSPSSSSSSSSSLLKYLQSLSQTPQKLKKRMLATWTPEEELNQVRLRSGADMKRKLKWYDLIALGIGGMLGVGVFVTTGPVALHNSGPAVFISYIIAGISALLSALCYTEFSVQIPVAGGAFSYLRVTFGEFIGYFGGSNILMEYVLSNAAVARSFTDYLCYAVGKTDSNKWRVSVEGYDNLDFVAVALILLLTLCLCHSTKESSMLNLVMTVFHVIFFGFIIIGGLTKGSVKNLVEPGGLAPYGVEGIVNGAAIVYFSYIGYDSISTMAEEIQNPSKSLPIGIVGSVLIVCVLYCLMALSLCLMVPYNMIPNEASFSMVFQKIGGWEWASNVVGAGASMGIVASLLVAMLGQARYLCVIGRARLVPSWLAKVNPSTGTPLNATLFLGLCTASIALFTDLSIIFDMISISTLLVFYLVANALIYRRYVIISHNPPSHTLFYLFLLSSTAIAFSISWKLDQQKWGLCVFGLLMVLITAFFQYMLPSITQPNEAWSVPMMPWPPAISIFLNVFLMTTLKLLSFQRFGIWACLITLFYVLYGVHSTYQAEEMELGGDHVPTPLKLDIQVL; via the exons ATGGCAACTGTTTCATCaccatcatcatcttcttcttcttcttcttccttgttGAAGTATCTTCAATCCCTCTCTCAAACTCCTCAGAAGCTTAAAAAGAGAATGTTAGCCACATGGACACCAGAAGAAGAGCTTAACCAAGTAAGATTAAGGTCAGGTGCAGACATGAAAAGAAAGCTCAAGTGGTATGATTTAATAGCTCTTGGCATAGGAGGCATGCTTGGTGTTGGTGTTTTTGTCACTACTGGTCCTGTTGCTCTTCACAACTCTGGTCCTGCTGTTTTCATTTCTTATATCATTGCTGGAATCTCTGCCCTTCTTTCTGCTTTATGTTACACTGAATTTTCCGTTCAGATTCCGGTCGCCGGTGGTGCCTTCAGTTACCTTAGAGTCACTTTTG GAGAGTTTATAGGGTACTTTGGTGGATCAAATATATTAATGGAATATGTATTATCAAATGCTGCGGTTGCAAGGAGTTTCACAGATTATCTATGCTATGCTGTGGGGAAAACTGATTCAAACAAATGGAGAGTTTCAGTTGAAGGATATGACAACTTGGATTTTGTAGCTGTTGctcttattcttcttctcaCTCTCTGTCTTTGCCATAG TACAAAGGAAAGCTCAATGTTGAACCTAGTAATGACAGTATTCCATGTAATTTTCTTTGGATTCATAATAATTGGAGGTCTGACCAAGGGAAGTGTTAAGAACTTAGTAGAGCCAGGAGGGCTAGCTCCTTATGGTGTTGAAGGAATAGTAAATGGAGCAGCTATAGTTTACTTCAGCTACATCGGTTATGACTCAATTTCAACAATGGCAGAAGAGATTCAAAACCCATCAAAATCACTTCCAATTGGGATTGTTGGTTCAGTTCTCATAGTCTGTGTTTTATACTGCCTTATGGCCTTGTCTTTGTGCCTCATGGTGCCTTATAATATG ATACCAAATGAGGCATCATTTTCAATGGTTTTCCAAAAGATTGGTGGGTGGGAGTGGGCTAGCAATGTGGTTGGTGCAGGAGCAAGTATGGGAATAGTAGCTTCTCTTTTGGTTGCTATGTTAGGGCAAGCAAGGTATCTTTGTGTTATTGGAAGGGCTAGACTTGTTCCTTCTTGGTTAGCCAAGGTCAATCCTTCCACTGGCACTCCTTTGAATGCTACTCTCTTTTTAG GGCTTTGTACAGCATCAATTGCACTGTTCACAGACCTGAGCATAATTTTTGACATGATCTCCATCAGCACATTATTAGTATTCTATCTGGTAGCCAATGCTCTAATCTACAGAAGATATGTGATAATCAGCCATAACCCCCCTTCACATACCCTCTTCTACCTTTTCCTTCTCTCATCTACTGCAATTGCCTTCTCTATTTCATGGAAACTTGATCAACAAAAATGGGGTTTATGTGTTTTTGGTCTCCTTATGGTTTTAATCACAGCTTTCTTTCAATACATGCTACCTTCAATCACACAACCTAATGAAGCATGGTCAGTCCCAATGATGCCATGGCCACCTGCAATATCTATATTCCTTAATGTCTTCCTCATGACAACATTAAAGCTGCTGTCTTTTCAAAGGTTTGGGATTTGGGCTTGTTTGATTACTTTGTTTTATGTGTTATATGGTGTACATTCTACTTATCAAGCTGAAGAGATGGAGTTGGGTGGAGACCATGTCCCAACCCCATTAAAGCTAGATATTCAAGTTTTATAA